From a region of the Balaenoptera musculus isolate JJ_BM4_2016_0621 chromosome 15, mBalMus1.pri.v3, whole genome shotgun sequence genome:
- the LOC118881032 gene encoding RNA-binding protein 12 isoform X1, which translates to MAVVIRLQGLPIVAGTMDIRHFFSGLTIPDGGVHIVGGELGEAFIVFATDEDARLGMMRTGGTIKGSKVTLLLSSKTEMQNMIELSRRRFETANLDIPPANASRSGPPPSSGMSGRVNLPTTVPNFNNPSPSVVTAATSVHESNKNVQTFSTASIGTAPPNMGASFGSPTFSSTIPSTASPMNTVPPPPIPPIPAMPSLPPMPSIPPIPVPPPVPTLPPVPPVPPIPPVPSVPPMTPLPPMSGMPPLNPPPVAPLPAGMNGSGAPMNLNNNLNPVFLGPLNPVNPIQMNSQSSVKPLPINPDDLYVSVHGMPFSAMENDVRDFFHGLRVDAVHLLKDHVGRNNGNGLVKFLSPQDTFEALKRNRMLMIQRYVEVSPATERQWVAAGGHITFKQSIGPSGQTHPPPQALPRSKSPSGQKRSRSRSPHEAGFCVYLKGLPFEAENKHVIDFFKKLDIVEDSIYIAYGPNGKATGEGFVEFRNEADYKAALCRHKQYMGNRFIQVHPITKKGMLEKIDMIRKRLQNFSYDQREMMLNPEGDVTSAKVCAHITNIPFSITKMDVLQFLEGIPVDENAVHVLVDNNGQGLGQALVQFKNEDDARKSERLHRKKLNGREAFVHVVTLEDMREIEKNPPAQGKKGLKMPVPGNPAVPGIPSVGMPSAGLPNAGMHNAGMHNAGMHNAGMPNAGIPAAGMPGAGMPGVGIPSAGMPSAGGEEHAFLTVGSKEANNGPPFNFPGNFGGSNAFGPPLPPPGLGGAFGDARPGMPSVGNSGLPGLGLDVPGFGGGPNNLSGPGFGGGPQNFGNGPGSLGGPPGFGSGPPGLGSAPGHLSGPPAFGPGPGPGPGPGPVHVGGPPGFGSSSGKPGPTVIKVQNMPFTVSIDEILDFFYGYQVIPGSVCLKYNEKGMPTGEAMVAFESRDEATAAVIDLNDRPIGSRKVKLVLG; encoded by the coding sequence ATGGCTGTGGTCATCCGTTTGCAAGGTCTCCCAATTGTGGCGGGGACCATGGACATTCGCCACTTCTTCTCTGGATTGACCATCCCTGATGGGGGCGTGCATATTGTAGGGGGTGAACTGGGTGAGGCTTTCATCGTTTTTGCCACTGATGAAGATGCAAGGCTTGGTATGATGCGCACTGGTGGTACAATTAAAGGGTCAAAAGTAACACTATTGTTGAGTAGTAAAACGGAAATGCAGAATATGATTGAACTGAGTCGTAGGCGTTTTGAAACTGCCAACTTAGATATACCACCAGCAAATGCTAGTAGATCAGGACCTCCACCTAGTTCAGGAATGAGTGGCAGGGTAAACTTGCCTACGACAGTACCCAACTTTAATAATCCCTCACCCAGTGTAGTTACTGCCGCCACTTCTGTTCATGAAAGCAACAAAAACGTACAGACATTTTCCACAGCCAGCATAGGAACGGCTCCTCCAAATATGGGGGCCTCCTTTGGGAGCCCAACGTTTAGCTCAACCATTCCGAGCACAGCCTCTCCAATGAACACAGTCCCACCTCCACCAATTCCTCCAATCCCAGCGATGCCATCTTTGCCACCAATGCCGTCCATTCCTCCAATACCAGTTCCTCCCCCGGTACCTACGTTGCCTCCTGTGCCTCCTGTGCCCCCAATACCCCCAGTCCCTTCTGTGCCACCCATGACCCCACTGCCACCCATGTCAGGCATGCCACCCTTGAACCCGCCTCCTGTGGCACCTCTACCTGCTGGAATGAATGGCTCTGGAGCACCTATGAATCTGAACAATAACCTGAACCCTGTGTTTCTGGGTCCATTGAATCCTGTTAACCCTATCCAGATGAACTCTCAAAGCAGTGTGAAACCACTTCCCATCAACCCTGATGATCTGTATGTCAGTGTGCATGGAATGCCCTTTTCTGCAATGGAAAATGATGTCAGAGATTTTTTCCATGGGCTCCGTGTTGATGCAGTGCATTTGTTGAAAGATCATGTAGGTCGAAATAATGGGAATGGATTGGTTAAGTTTCTCTCCCCTCAAGATACATTTGAAGCTTTGAAGCGAAACAGAATGCTGATGATTCAACGGTATGTGGAAGTTAGTCCTGCCACAGAGAGACAGTGGGTAGCTGCTGGAGGCCATATCACTTTTAAGCAAAGTATAGGACCTTCTGGACAAACCCATCCCCCTCCTCAGGCACTTCCCAGGTCAAAATCGCCCAGTGGGCAGAAAAGGTCAAGGTCAAGATCACCACACGAGGCTGGTTTTTGTGTTTACTTGAAAGGGCTACCCTTTGAAGCAGAAAACAAAcatgtcattgatttttttaaaaagttggataTTGTGGAAGATAGTATTTATATTGCTTATGGACCCAATGGGAAAGCAACAGGTGAAGGCTTCGTAGAGTTCAGGAATGAGGCTGACTATAAGGCTGCTCTGTGTCGTCATAAACAATACATGGGCAATCGCTTTATTCAAGTTCATCCAATTACCAAGAAAGGTATGCTAGAGAAGATAGATATGATTCGAAAAAGATTGCAGAACTTCAGCTATGACCAGAGGGAAATGATGTTAAATCCGGAGGGGGATGTCACCTCTGCCAAAGTCTGTGCGCATATAACAAATATTCCCTTCAGCATTACCAAGATGGATGTTCTCCAATTCCTAGAAGGAATCCCAGTGGATGAAAATGCTGTACATGTTCTTGTTGATAACAATGGGCAAGGTCTAGGACAGGCATTGGTTcagtttaaaaatgaagatgatgcACGTAAGTCTGAACGCTTACACCGTAAAAAACTTAATGGGAGAGAAGCTTTTGTTCATGTAGTTACTCTAGAAGATATGAGAGAGATTGAGAAAAATCCTCCTGCCCAAGGAAAAAAGGGGTTAAAGATGCCTGTGCCAGGTAATCCCGCAGTTCCAGGAATTCCCAGTGTGGGAATGCCCAGTGCGGGATTGCCCAATGCGGGAATGCACAATGCGGGAATGCACAATGCGGGAATGCACAATGCAGGAATGCCCAATGCAGGAATACCTGCTGCAGGAATGCCTGGTGCCGGAATGCCCGGTGTGGGAATACCCAGTGCAGGAATGCCTAGTGCAGGAGGTGAAGAGCATGCCTTCTTGACTGTAGGATCTAAGGAGGCCAACAATGGGCCTCCATTTAACTTTCCTGGTAATTTTGGTGGGTCAAATGCCTTTGGACCACCACTCCCTCCTCCAGGATTAGGAGGGGCCTTTGGTGATGCTAGGCCTGGAATGCCTTCAGTTGGAAATAGTGGTTTGCCTGGTCTAGGACTGGATGTTCCAGGTTTTGGAGGTGGACCAAATAATTTAAGTGGACCAGGATTTGGAGGGGGCCCTCAGAATTTTGGAAATGGCCCTGGTAGCTTAGGTGGCCCCCCTGGCTTTGGAAGCGGCCCTCCTGGCCTTGGAAGTGCCCCTGGGCATTTGAGTGGACCTCCAGCCtttggccctggccctggccctggccctggcccaggcccAGTCCATGTTGGTGGTCCTCCTGGCTTTGGATCTAGTTCTGGAAAACCAGGACCAACAGTAATTAAAGTACAGAACATGCCCTTCACTGTGTCTATTGATGagattttagatttcttttatgGCTATCAAGTGATCCCAGGCTCAGTGTgtttaaaatacaatgaaaaaggTATGCCCACAGGTGAAGCTATGGTGGCTTTCGAATCTCGGGATGAAGCCACAGCTGCTGTCATTGACTTAAATGACAGACCTATTGGCTCTAGGAAAGTAAAACTCGTATTAGGGTAG
- the LOC118881032 gene encoding RNA-binding protein 12 isoform X2, producing the protein MAVVIRLQGLPIVAGTMDIRHFFSGLTIPDGGVHIVGGELGEAFIVFATDEDARLGMMRTGGTIKGSKVTLLLSSKTEMQNMIELSRRRFETANLDIPPANASRSGPPPSSGMSGRVNLPTTVPNFNNPSPSVVTAATSVHESNKNVQTFSTASIGTAPPNMGASFGSPTFSSTIPSTASPMNTVPPPPIPPIPAMPSLPPMPSIPPIPVPPPVPTLPPVPPVPPIPPVPSVPPMTPLPPMSGMPPLNPPPVAPLPAGMNGSGAPMNLNNNLNPVFLGPLNPVNPIQMNSQSSVKPLPINPDDLYVSVHGMPFSAMENDVRDFFHGLRVDAVHLLKDHVGRNNGNGLVKFLSPQDTFEALKRNRMLMIQRYVEVSPATERQWVAAGGHITFKQSIGPSGQTHPPPQALPRSKSPSGQKRSRSRSPHEAGFCVYLKGLPFEAENKHVIDFFKKLDIVEDSIYIAYGPNGKATGEGFVEFRNEADYKAALCRHKQYMGNRFIQVHPITKKGMLEKIDMIRKRLQNFSYDQREMMLNPEGDVTSAKVCAHITNIPFSITKMDVLQFLEGIPVDENAVHVLVDNNGQGLGQALVQFKNEDDAHGPLRDLGSAVHFM; encoded by the coding sequence ATGGCTGTGGTCATCCGTTTGCAAGGTCTCCCAATTGTGGCGGGGACCATGGACATTCGCCACTTCTTCTCTGGATTGACCATCCCTGATGGGGGCGTGCATATTGTAGGGGGTGAACTGGGTGAGGCTTTCATCGTTTTTGCCACTGATGAAGATGCAAGGCTTGGTATGATGCGCACTGGTGGTACAATTAAAGGGTCAAAAGTAACACTATTGTTGAGTAGTAAAACGGAAATGCAGAATATGATTGAACTGAGTCGTAGGCGTTTTGAAACTGCCAACTTAGATATACCACCAGCAAATGCTAGTAGATCAGGACCTCCACCTAGTTCAGGAATGAGTGGCAGGGTAAACTTGCCTACGACAGTACCCAACTTTAATAATCCCTCACCCAGTGTAGTTACTGCCGCCACTTCTGTTCATGAAAGCAACAAAAACGTACAGACATTTTCCACAGCCAGCATAGGAACGGCTCCTCCAAATATGGGGGCCTCCTTTGGGAGCCCAACGTTTAGCTCAACCATTCCGAGCACAGCCTCTCCAATGAACACAGTCCCACCTCCACCAATTCCTCCAATCCCAGCGATGCCATCTTTGCCACCAATGCCGTCCATTCCTCCAATACCAGTTCCTCCCCCGGTACCTACGTTGCCTCCTGTGCCTCCTGTGCCCCCAATACCCCCAGTCCCTTCTGTGCCACCCATGACCCCACTGCCACCCATGTCAGGCATGCCACCCTTGAACCCGCCTCCTGTGGCACCTCTACCTGCTGGAATGAATGGCTCTGGAGCACCTATGAATCTGAACAATAACCTGAACCCTGTGTTTCTGGGTCCATTGAATCCTGTTAACCCTATCCAGATGAACTCTCAAAGCAGTGTGAAACCACTTCCCATCAACCCTGATGATCTGTATGTCAGTGTGCATGGAATGCCCTTTTCTGCAATGGAAAATGATGTCAGAGATTTTTTCCATGGGCTCCGTGTTGATGCAGTGCATTTGTTGAAAGATCATGTAGGTCGAAATAATGGGAATGGATTGGTTAAGTTTCTCTCCCCTCAAGATACATTTGAAGCTTTGAAGCGAAACAGAATGCTGATGATTCAACGGTATGTGGAAGTTAGTCCTGCCACAGAGAGACAGTGGGTAGCTGCTGGAGGCCATATCACTTTTAAGCAAAGTATAGGACCTTCTGGACAAACCCATCCCCCTCCTCAGGCACTTCCCAGGTCAAAATCGCCCAGTGGGCAGAAAAGGTCAAGGTCAAGATCACCACACGAGGCTGGTTTTTGTGTTTACTTGAAAGGGCTACCCTTTGAAGCAGAAAACAAAcatgtcattgatttttttaaaaagttggataTTGTGGAAGATAGTATTTATATTGCTTATGGACCCAATGGGAAAGCAACAGGTGAAGGCTTCGTAGAGTTCAGGAATGAGGCTGACTATAAGGCTGCTCTGTGTCGTCATAAACAATACATGGGCAATCGCTTTATTCAAGTTCATCCAATTACCAAGAAAGGTATGCTAGAGAAGATAGATATGATTCGAAAAAGATTGCAGAACTTCAGCTATGACCAGAGGGAAATGATGTTAAATCCGGAGGGGGATGTCACCTCTGCCAAAGTCTGTGCGCATATAACAAATATTCCCTTCAGCATTACCAAGATGGATGTTCTCCAATTCCTAGAAGGAATCCCAGTGGATGAAAATGCTGTACATGTTCTTGTTGATAACAATGGGCAAGGTCTAGGACAGGCATTGGTTcagtttaaaaatgaagatgatgcAC